CAGCAGCTTCTGCACGTTTTCCTGGTCGCGGAACGAGCTCTGCGGGGTCAGGCCCTTCTGGATCAGCGACTCCTCGATGGCATCGTCCTTGTAGGCGCCGACGCGGTACTGCTTGGCATCGTCCAGGCTGCCCAGGACGATCGGGCTGTCGGCCTTGGCCAGCATCACCCAGTCGTCCGGCCCGATCGGCCCGACCCACTTGAACAGCTTCTCCCGCTCTTCCAGGCGGGCGGTGACGAACACCCCGGTGTTCGGCGTTTCCAGGGCCATCTTGTAGATCCGCGCCCAGGGGAAGCGCAGGGTCAGGTTGTACTTGATGCCGGCGCGCTTGAACATTTCGCGCACCACCTCGACGGCGATACCGTTGAGGTTCTCCTCGCGTGCGTAGTTCTTGCCATTGGTCGCCATGTTGTACGGCGGGAAGTTCTCGGTCATCAGCACCACCGAGTAATCGGCGGGCAATTCGGCACGGGCCGCGCCGCCCCACAGCAGCCCCAGGCCCAACAGCAGCAACATCAGACGCTTCGACAACATATCCATTTCCTTCGCAGACACGGAGAGAGCGGGAGCCAGCGGCTCGACCGGCAGCCAGCCACAGCATGCAGTGCCGGCGGCGGGCGGCCAAGGGTAGCACGAAGCACGGCCTGCCTCTCGCAGGATAGGCGGCCGGCGACGGATGATGCCAGGCCACGCGGCGACGCCGCGGAACTGCGTCACGCAGGACGCCACGGCCATTGCCGGCCACACTACAGACAGGCGGCCAGACAGGTTAAAGAGCCGGCCCGGCACGCCGAAACAGAAGCATGCATGCCAAGCCAGGCCGATAGTGGCATCATGCCCCGACCGGCAGAGAGACCGTTTTCCCCTTATGCGCCTACGCCTTGATCCCAAACGCGACATCGATGCCGCTCTGCTGCGCTACCGCAGCCTGTTCTGGGTGATCACCCTGTTCAGCGGGGTGATCAACCTGCTCACCGTGGTACCGGCCATCTACATGATGCAGGTGTTCGACCGGGTCATGGCCAGCCGCAACGAGATGACCCTGCTACTACTCACCCTGCTCGCTCTCGGCCTGTTCCTGCTCAGCTCGCTGGTGGAGTGGGTGCGCGGCCAGGTGATGATCAAGATGAGCGTCGGCATCGACCTCGACCTTGGCGAGCGCCTGTTCGGCGTGGCCTTCCAGAAGAGCCTCAAGGAGCACAACGCCAACCCGGCGCAGGTGCTCGGTGATCTCAACGTGCTGCGCCAGTTCCTCACCGGCTCCTCGCTGATCGCCCTGCTCGACCTGCCATGGATGCCGATCTTCCTCATCGTCACCGGCCTGCTGCATCCCTGGCTGGGGCTGTTCACCCTGCTTGGCGCGCTGATCCTGTTCGGCCTGGCGATGTGGAACGAGCACTCCACCCGCAAGGGCCTGGCCGAGGCCAACCAGATTTCCGTGATGTCGGCCAAATACGTCAACAGCACCCTGCAGAACGCCGAAGTGATCCAGGCCATGGGCATGCTCGGCAACCTGCAGCGGCGCTGGGCCGGCATGCAGCAGCGGCTGATCGGCGCGCAGACCGGCGCCAGCGACCAGGCCGCGCGCATCTCCACCATCACCCGCCTGGTGCGTACCGCCTGGCAGTCGCTGGCCATGGGCCTGGCCATGCTGCTGATTCTCGACGGCAAGATTTCCGGCGGGGTGATGATGGCGGCCGGCTTCCTGATCAGCAAAGCCATGCTCCCGGCCGAACAGGCGATCGGCTCGTGGAAGCAGCTCGACAGCGCCAAGGCCAGTTACCAGCGCCTGTGCCAGCTGCTCGACGAATTCCCGCGCAAGATCGAGCGTATGAGCCTGCCGGCACCGACCGGCGCCATCCGCATCGAGCGCCTGGTGATCACCCCGCCCGGCAGCAAGCGCCCGGCGGTCAACGGCATCGACCTGGCCCTGGCCAAGGGCGAAGTGCTGGCGGTGATCGGCCCCAGCGCCTCCGGCAAGTCGTCCCTGGCCCGCGCCATGGTCGGTGTGTGGCCGGCCAGCCACGGCTCGGTACGCCTGGACGGTGCCGAGATCGGCCAGTGGGACAGCGAGCTGCTCGGCCAGCATATCGGCTACCTGCCGCAGGACATCGAGCTGTTCGACGGCACGGTGGCGGAAAATATCGCCCGCTTCGGCGAGACCAATTCGGATCAGGTGATCGAGGCCGCCACCCTGGCCGGCATCCACGCCATGATCCTGCGCTTCCCGCAAGGCTACGACACCCCGCTGGGCCCCGGCGGCCTCGGCCTGTCCGGCGGGCAGAAGCAGCGCATCGCCCTGGCCCGCGCGCTGTACGGCAAGCCGGCGCTGATCGTGCTCGACGAGCCCAACTCCAACCTCGACGATGCCGGCGAGAGTGCCCTGGTCGCCGCCATCGGCGCCCTGCGCAGCCACGGTTCCAGCGTGGTGCTGGTGACTCACCGGCCGAACGTGCTGGCGGTGGTCGACAAGCTGCTGGTACTGCAGGACGGCACGCAGAAGCTGTTCGGCCCGCGCGACCAGGTGCTGCAGGCCCTGCTCCCGGCCAATCCACCGGCCAGCGCCACACCCACCGCCCAGACGAGTTGAGTTAATGTCCGTCACCCCGCTCAAGGCCCCGCTACCGGCCGATATCCGCGATGCCACCAAGACCGCCAAGTTCGGCCTGTGGATCATCGCCATCGGCCTCGGCGGCTTTCTCCTGTGGGCCAGCCTGGCGCCGCTGGCCCAGGGCGTGGCCGGGCAAGGCACCGTGGTGGTGGCCGGCGAGCGCAAGACCGTGCAGGCCCTGGCAGGCGGCGCGGTGAACGATATCCTGGTGCGCGAAGGCGACCATGTGCAGGCCGGGCAGCTGCTGATCCAGCTCAACTCGGTGCAGGCCCAGGCGCAGCTGGAAGTGGCCCTCGGCCAATGGTTCAGCGCCCACAGCAGCGAGGCACGCCTGAGCGCCGAGCGCCACGGCCTGGACAGCATCCTCTGGCCGGACGACCTGCTGGCCCGCCAGGACGACCCGCGGGCCAAGCGCAACATGGAGCTGCAGGGCACCCTGTTCGAGACCCGTCGCGCCGAGCTGGCCAGCCGTCAGCAGATCATGCAGAACCAGACTGCCTCGCTGCAGGAGCAGCTGCACGCCTACGAGCAGATCAAGAACCACCTGGACACCCAGCTGGAATTCCAGCGCAAGGAGCTCAGCGGCCTGCGCGAGCTGGCTGCCGAAGGCTATGTGCCGCGCAACCGCCTGTTCGAGGCCGAGCGCAACTCCGCCCAGCTCAGCGCCCAGCTGACCTCGGGAATCGCCGACATCGGCAAGACCCGCCAGAGCATCGCCGAGAGCAAGCTGCAGGCCCTGCAGCTGCAGCAGACCTTCCGCATCGAAGCCGAATCGCAGCTGGCCACCACCGCCGCCGAGGCTTCCAGCCTGTCCGAGCGGATCAAGGCGCTGGAGTTCGAGGTGAGCAACGCGGCGATCCGCGCACCGGTGGCCGGCCAGGTGATCGGCCTGGCGGTGCACACCGAAGGCGGCGTGATTCCCGCTGCCCAGCGCCTGATGGACATAGTCCCGGAAGGCTCGGCGTGGATCATCAAGGCCAAGTTCGAGCCATTGGTGGCCGACCGCCTGAAGACCGGCCTGCCGGTCAACCTGCGCTTCTCCTCGCTGAACAGCTCGACCCTGCCGGTGGTGGAGGGCAAGGTGCTCACCGTGTCCGGCGACCAGTTGCTGGACGAGCAGACCCACCTGCCCTACTTCGCCGTCGAGGTGGAAGTCGGCGCCGATGCCGTGGCCAAGCTGCTGGCCCACGGTCTGGAAGTGAAACCGGGGATGCAGGCCGAAGTCATGGTGCAGACCGGCGAGCGCACCTTCCTCAACTACCTGCTCAGCCCGCTGGAAAAACGCATCCGCGGCGCCCTCAAGGAAGAATGAGCATGCGCCTGGCCCTCGCCCTGTGCACCCTGCTGAGCCTGCCGGCCCTGGCCGAGGAGGCAGCGCCGCTGTCGCTGCTGGATGCCTACGACAACGCCCTGTACCACGACCCGAGCTTCCAGGCCGCCACCTACGACTTCCAGGCCAGCCAGCAGGAAAAGGACATCGGCCTGGCCAACCTGCTGCCGCAGATCGCCGCCAGCGGCAGCTACGGCAGCACCCGCCAGCTCAGCGGCCGCGACCTCGACGGCAGCAACGAGAACGACCGCTTCACCAGCAGCGGCCTCAGCCTGAACGCCCGCCAGGTGCTCTATGACCGCGCCAAGGCCGCCTACTACGCCCAGGCCAAGGCCCGCAGCCGGCTCGGTGAGGCGGTCTACGACGACGCCTTCCAGGAGCTGTTCCCGCGGGTGGTGGAGGCCTACTTCGAGGTGGCCCGCCAGGAGAACGAACTGAGCCTGAGCGTGCAGCAGAAGATCGCCATCGAAGGCCTGGTCAAGCAGACCCGCCGGCTGTTCGAGGTCGGCGACGGCACCATTACCGACACCGAGGAGGCCCAGGCCCGCCTGGATCTGGTCAAGGCCCAGGAGATCGAGGCCGAGGCGCGCCTGCAGGCGGCCCGCCACGCCCTGGCCGGGCGCACCGGCGTGCCTGTCGAGGCGATCCTGACCATGCACGAGGAGCTGCCGGCCAGCCCGCCGCTGCGCAGCGAGGAAGACCTGGCGTTCTGGCAGCAGCAGGCGCGCGATGCGGCGCCGCGCCTGGATGCGCGGCGCGACTCGGTGAACGTGGCCGAGGCCGAACTCAAGGCGCAGAAGGCCGGACACTACCCGCAACTGGCTCTGGTCGGCACGCTCAACCACAGCGACCGCGACGACCTGGCCGACGACTACCGCCGCCAGTCCACCTCCTACCTCGGCCTGTCGCTGGATGTGCCGCTGTATGCCGGCGGCGGGGTCAGTGCCTCGGTGAACAAATCGCAGTTCGCCCTGTCCAGCGCCCAGGCCCAGCTCGACGACGAGACCCGCCAGCTGTCCGAAGACATCGAGCGCTATTACCTCGGCGTGGTCAGCGGCTTCGCCAAGAGCAAGGCGCTGCAGACCGCCGTGCACTCCAACCAGCGCGCCCTGGAATCCGCCGAGAAGGGCTACCAGGCCGGCGTGCGCTCCACCGTGGACATCCTCAACGCCCAGCAGACCCTGTTCATGGCCCGTCGCGACCTGCTCAACAGCAAGCTGCTGATGCTGCAGAGCCTGGTGACCCTGCATGCGCGCAGCGGGCTGATGCACCGCGGCGTGCTGCAGCAGGTGGAAGCGCTGTTCTAGGTGTCGCTTTACTCCCTCTCCCTCCGGGAGAGGGCCGGGGTGAGGGGCCTGTCGAGCGCTTGCGCACTGAACTGCCCTCCCCTCACCCACCCTACGCCCCCCCTCTCCCGAAGGGAGAGGGAATAGACCTCACACGCCCGGCACGTAGCTGCGCTCGCCGCTCTTCACCAGCAGGTTGAGCTGACCGGTATGCCGGCTCAGCCAGTCGCCATTGGCGCTCGGCAGGCTGCGCAACTGGCGCAGCAGGTAGTAGCTGCCCAGGCGCTCGGCGCAGAAGGCCCAGACCCGCGCCTGCACATCCGGACGCTGGGTCGGGTGCAGCTCCACGCAACGGCGCACCACCGCCTCGATGGCGGAGATATGGCACAGCCAGAAGTCCGCCGGCAGCACGCCCAGCTCGATGCCGCCGGGGAAGAAGATCTTCTCGTCGAAGAACGGAATGACTTCCTGGCGATCCAGCACGCCGAGCTCCACCGCCACCGCGGTGAAGCGCAGCAGATCCTCGATGTGGTGCACGTCCTTGTACTGGTACAGGTAGCCGTGGTTGACCCCGTTGAGGGTGAACTGGCCGGGCTTGCCGATCAGGAAGTCCGAGCCCTGCGGCAGCATCTGTTCGCTGAGTACCTGGCGGTCGATCTGTTCGGCCGACAGCACGTCCATCACCTGGTAGTTGTCGGCCTGCACGCCGATGCGCTCGCGGGTCATGAACTTGCGGTACTGGCAGATGCCCACGTAGCGCACCTGTGGGCGCTGCAGCAGCAGGTTCTTCAGGGCGAAGGCGCCGGCGATCGAACCCAGCACCGGGTGATGGGGCTCCCACTCCGGGGCCAGGTCGCGCAGGTTCAGACGCCCCTCGCCCTGGGCCTCGCCCATGTAGATCGGCGTGACATAGTCCGGGTAGTGCATTTCCAGCGGCACGTGGGTCAGGCAGGCGTAGAGCAGGCTCTCGGGCGACATCGATGGTTTCCGTTCCGCAATCAGGCGTCAGCGCGGGCTGACGCAGTGGCGCTCAGCAGCGCGTCTTCGAAACTGCGCACGAAGCGCGGCATGTCGAACAACAGGGAATTCTCGCGACCCGCCGCCAGGCGCTGGCGCAGCGCGCGCAGCTGCTCGGGGTGGCGCGCCAGCTCGATGGCCCGGCGCTCGTAATCGGCCAGGTTGTCGGTGATCAGCTCCGGCAGGTCGAGGGCGGTGAGCAGGCTGCCAGCCATGCGCGAGGCGAAGGTACGGCCGGAACGGGTCAGCACCGGCAGGCCCATCCACAGCGCGTCGTTGGCGGTGGTGCCGCCGTTGAACGGGTAGGCATCGAGGAACAGGTCGGCCACCGTGTAGCGCGCCAGGTACAGTTCCGGCGCCACCCGCGGGGCGAACACCAGGCGCTCGGCGGCAACCCCGTGGCGCTCGGCACAGGCGATCAGGTTGGCCTGCGACCACTGGTTGTCGGCCAGCAGCCAGAACAGGCTATCGGGCACCGCGGCGAGGATGCGCATCCAGCAGGAGAACATTTCCTCGTTGAACTTGTAGTTGTTGTTGAAGCAGCAGAACACCACGCGGTCGTCCGGCAGGCCGCAGTCGGCGCGGCTCGGCAGCGGCGCCACCGGGCGCTGGCGGTCGCTGCACTGGAACACCGGCAGGTACAGCGGCTTCTCGCTGTAGAAGGGTTTCTCGTCTTCCGGGATCAGGTAGCGGTCGGCGATCACGTAGTCGACGCAGGGCAGCCCGGTCGGCCCGGGGAAGCCCAGGTAGGTGAGCTGCAGCGGCGCCGGGCGGTAGGCCAGGATGTTCGGCCGCGCCCCGGAGGTCAGGCCCTGCAGGTCGACCAGGATGTCGATCTCATGCTGACGGATCAGCTGGGCGGCCGTGCCATCGTCCAGGCCGCCGATGGAGACGAAGTGATCCATCGCCGCCTTGACCCGCGCGCGCAAGGCCGAGCCGTCCTCGCGGCTCCAGCAGAAGCCGTAGACCTCGAAGCGCTGGCGGTCGAGCAGTTCGAACAGCTCCACCGTCAGCAGCGACACCGCGTGCAGGCAGAAGTCGGAGGACAGGAAGGCGATGCGCAGGCGCTCATGGCCATAGCCCTGCCTGGCCGCCAGCTCCGGCACCCGCTGGTTGACCCGTTCGGCGACGAAGTGTTGCGCGGTGGCCAGCTGCAGCCCGGGGTCGTCGCTGGCCGAAAGCATCGCCAGCGGCGAGGTGGCCTTGAGCAGGTCGCCGCGCGACAGGCCGTCGAGGGCGGTAAACACCGGCCACTCGCACTGCTTCTGGCGCAGGTGCACCCAGTGCTGGATCACCTTGGGCTGCGCCGGATCGGCCTGCAGGCTGGCCAGCAGCTTGGCTTCGGCGCCGTTCAGCTGGCGGATCTCCTCCATCAGCCGGCCCATGCTGTTGAGCACCATCAGGTACAGCTCGGGATTCAGCTGCGGCCCCACCAGCGGGTGGTCAAGCATCGACTGCCAGATCACCAGGGCATTCTCCGCCCGGCCCTGGCGCTCGATCACCGCGCCCAGGTTGAACCAGGCCTGGGTGAAGTCCGGCTTGCGCTGGATCGCCGCCCGGTAGGCCTGTTCGGCCGCCGGCAGCTGCTCCAGCTGCGACAGGGTCACGCCCAGGTTGAACTGCACGATGTAGTCGGCGCTGGAGCTGCAATGCCCCAGCCAGGCCTGGTACAGCCGCGCCACGTCTGCCGGGCGCCCGGCCTGGCCCAGGCGCTCGGCCACGGCGATCAGCTGCACCGGTTCGAGGCGGGCCTGTTCGGCCGCCTGCAGGGTGTTGAGCAGGGCGATATCGAGGTTCGGGTTGTCGAGCAATTGTTCAGGCATGGCACGCCTTGGCAAAGAGTGGTTGACGAGGTGCGACGAAACCCCGGCGACGCCTGCGCGTCGCCGGGGTTCGCTACCAGCTACTAGGAGTAGAAGCTGGTGTGCACGCTGCTGGCCACCAGGAGCTGGATGTCCCCGTCGTTGTACACGTCGTAGCTGGTGCCGTCGACCTGTACGCTGCCCGCTGCATGCCAGGCACCGGCCGGATCGCTGATCTGCACGCTGTCATGGGCATCGCCATTGACGATCAGCTGCACCGGATGCGAGGCGCCCAGGCCGCTGGTGTCGACCAGGCCGGCCTGACCGAAGTGGCTGACGCTGTCCGCATCCAGCTTCAGGGTGCTGGTGTGGCCGGCGTCGGAACCCAGGTCGATGCGGCTGAGGCTGTGCTCGCTCACCGACTGCGGGTTGAGCGCGGTCAGGTCGATGGTCTGCTCGCCGTCGCCGCTGCGGAACCAGGCGTCGACGATGCTGTGCACCCCGCCGTCGGTGGTTTCGTAGCTGCCGCTCAGGCCGATCCAGTTGCCGTTGTTCAGCTCGCTGGTCTGCTCGGCGCCCAGGTTGATGCTGGCGATGCCCAGGCTCGACAGGCTGTACAGCTCGCCGGTCTGGCTCACCCCGTCCTTGTTGGCATCCATCCACACGCGCAGCGAGGAGAAGGCCTGGTCGTTTGCATCAATGCGGCCATCGGCGTTGCTGTCCAGCTCGGCCAGGGCGGCGAAGCCGTTCTGTGCCTTGCTGCCATCGGCCAGGGTGGTGGCGGTACCGAACAGCTCGCTGCCGTCGTTGATGCTGCCATCGCCGTTGCGGTCGAGTGCCAGCAGGCCATCACCCTCGCCGACCCAGCCGGTGGCGTCCAGATCGCCGTCGCCGTCGATGTCGAAGCGGGTGTTGGCCGCCCAGTGCAGGGTCTGCACACCATCGCCGTTGAGATCGAGGATCAGCGGCGAGGTGTTCAGCACACTGAGCTGCTCGGTGCTCATGGCTGCCAGCTGCGACGCGGTGAAGGCGTCCGCCTGGCTCATGCTCAACGCCGTCAGCTGGTCGGTGGTCAGCGCGGCGATGTCCGCCACGTCGATCGCCACCAGCTGCGCGGTACTCAGGTGGGAGAAGTCACCGGCCTCGATGGCCCCGATCTGCGCCGAAGTCAGCGCGACGATGTCGGCCGTCTCGATGGCGGCGATCTGGTCGCTGGTCAGCGCCACGATCTGATCGGTGGTCAGCGCCTTGATCTGCGCAGTGGTCAGCGCCACTACCTGCTCGGTGGTCAGCGCCTGGATCTGGTCGGTGGTCAGCGAGGCCAGGTCAGTGTTCTGCATCGCCTGGATCTGCGCGGTGCTCAGCGCCTGCAGGTCGTCGGTGGCCAGGGCCGCCACCTGCTCGGTGGTCAGACCGTAGATCTGCGCCGCGGTCAGGGCATGCACCTGGGCCGTGGTCAGGGCGACGATCTGCGCGGTGGTCAGCGAAGCCAGGTCGGAGATCTGCATGGCCTGGATCTGCGCCGTGCTCAGGGCTGCCAGGTCGACAGTTTCCAGCGCGGCCACCTGGGCGGTGGTCAGCGCCACGATCTGCGCGGTGGTCAGGGCATGCACCTGAGCGGTGGTCAGCGCCTGAATCTGGTCGGTGGACAGCGCCGCCAGATCGGAACCCTGGATTGCCTGTACCTGAGTAGTGCTCAGCGACGCCAGGTCACCGACCTGCATGGCCGCGAACTGCTCGCTGGTCAGAGCGACGATCTGGCTGGTGGTCAGCGCCTGCACCTGGGCGACCGTCAGGGCGACGATCTGCGCGGTGGTCAGAACCGCCACATCGGCCCCCTGCATGGCCGCCACCTGCTCGGTGGTCAGCGCCTGCAGCTGATCGGTAGTCAGCGCCTGGAACTGGGCCGTGGTCAGCTTGACCACCTGGTCGGTAGTCAGTGCGCCGACCTGGGCGACAGTCAACTCCACCAGCTGATCGGTGCTCAGCAGGGCCAGGTCGGTGGCGTCGATGGCGCGGATCTGGTCGGTACTCAGGGCCGCCAGATCTGCGGTTTCCAATGCCTCGACCTGGGAGCTGGTGAGCCCCTTGATCTGCGCCGTGGTCAGCGCCTGGAACTGATCGCTGGTCAGGTTGCGGATCTGTGCCGTGGTCAGCGCCGCGAGGTCGCGGGTTTCCATGGCCTGCAGCTGGTCGGTAGTCAGTGCCTGCAGCTGGGCGCTGGTGAGCACGGCAGCCTGGGCAGTGGTCAGACCGACGATGGCCGCCGTCGACAGTGCGGCAAGGTCGGCCACCTCCATCTGCACCAGTTGCGTGGTGCTCAGTGCCGCCACCTGGGTGGAACCGAGTGCCGCGGCCTGGGCATTGGTCAGCGCCACCACCTGGGCGGTGGTCAGCGCAGCGACATCAGCCGTCTCCAGAGCGGCGATCTGCGCTGTAGTC
The window above is part of the Pseudomonas alcaligenes genome. Proteins encoded here:
- a CDS encoding ABC transporter substrate-binding protein — its product is MSKRLMLLLLGLGLLWGGAARAELPADYSVVLMTENFPPYNMATNGKNYAREENLNGIAVEVVREMFKRAGIKYNLTLRFPWARIYKMALETPNTGVFVTARLEEREKLFKWVGPIGPDDWVMLAKADSPIVLGSLDDAKQYRVGAYKDDAIEESLIQKGLTPQSSFRDQENVQKLLAGEIDLWATGDPAGRYLAKQEGVSNLKTVLRFNTAHLYLALNPDTPDEVVTRLQESLDKMRAEGFLDKVMNSYVQ
- a CDS encoding type I secretion system permease/ATPase; this translates as MRLRLDPKRDIDAALLRYRSLFWVITLFSGVINLLTVVPAIYMMQVFDRVMASRNEMTLLLLTLLALGLFLLSSLVEWVRGQVMIKMSVGIDLDLGERLFGVAFQKSLKEHNANPAQVLGDLNVLRQFLTGSSLIALLDLPWMPIFLIVTGLLHPWLGLFTLLGALILFGLAMWNEHSTRKGLAEANQISVMSAKYVNSTLQNAEVIQAMGMLGNLQRRWAGMQQRLIGAQTGASDQAARISTITRLVRTAWQSLAMGLAMLLILDGKISGGVMMAAGFLISKAMLPAEQAIGSWKQLDSAKASYQRLCQLLDEFPRKIERMSLPAPTGAIRIERLVITPPGSKRPAVNGIDLALAKGEVLAVIGPSASGKSSLARAMVGVWPASHGSVRLDGAEIGQWDSELLGQHIGYLPQDIELFDGTVAENIARFGETNSDQVIEAATLAGIHAMILRFPQGYDTPLGPGGLGLSGGQKQRIALARALYGKPALIVLDEPNSNLDDAGESALVAAIGALRSHGSSVVLVTHRPNVLAVVDKLLVLQDGTQKLFGPRDQVLQALLPANPPASATPTAQTS
- a CDS encoding HlyD family type I secretion periplasmic adaptor subunit, producing the protein MSVTPLKAPLPADIRDATKTAKFGLWIIAIGLGGFLLWASLAPLAQGVAGQGTVVVAGERKTVQALAGGAVNDILVREGDHVQAGQLLIQLNSVQAQAQLEVALGQWFSAHSSEARLSAERHGLDSILWPDDLLARQDDPRAKRNMELQGTLFETRRAELASRQQIMQNQTASLQEQLHAYEQIKNHLDTQLEFQRKELSGLRELAAEGYVPRNRLFEAERNSAQLSAQLTSGIADIGKTRQSIAESKLQALQLQQTFRIEAESQLATTAAEASSLSERIKALEFEVSNAAIRAPVAGQVIGLAVHTEGGVIPAAQRLMDIVPEGSAWIIKAKFEPLVADRLKTGLPVNLRFSSLNSSTLPVVEGKVLTVSGDQLLDEQTHLPYFAVEVEVGADAVAKLLAHGLEVKPGMQAEVMVQTGERTFLNYLLSPLEKRIRGALKEE
- a CDS encoding TolC family outer membrane protein; this translates as MRLALALCTLLSLPALAEEAAPLSLLDAYDNALYHDPSFQAATYDFQASQQEKDIGLANLLPQIAASGSYGSTRQLSGRDLDGSNENDRFTSSGLSLNARQVLYDRAKAAYYAQAKARSRLGEAVYDDAFQELFPRVVEAYFEVARQENELSLSVQQKIAIEGLVKQTRRLFEVGDGTITDTEEAQARLDLVKAQEIEAEARLQAARHALAGRTGVPVEAILTMHEELPASPPLRSEEDLAFWQQQARDAAPRLDARRDSVNVAEAELKAQKAGHYPQLALVGTLNHSDRDDLADDYRRQSTSYLGLSLDVPLYAGGGVSASVNKSQFALSSAQAQLDDETRQLSEDIERYYLGVVSGFAKSKALQTAVHSNQRALESAEKGYQAGVRSTVDILNAQQTLFMARRDLLNSKLLMLQSLVTLHARSGLMHRGVLQQVEALF
- a CDS encoding tetratricopeptide repeat protein — translated: MPEQLLDNPNLDIALLNTLQAAEQARLEPVQLIAVAERLGQAGRPADVARLYQAWLGHCSSSADYIVQFNLGVTLSQLEQLPAAEQAYRAAIQRKPDFTQAWFNLGAVIERQGRAENALVIWQSMLDHPLVGPQLNPELYLMVLNSMGRLMEEIRQLNGAEAKLLASLQADPAQPKVIQHWVHLRQKQCEWPVFTALDGLSRGDLLKATSPLAMLSASDDPGLQLATAQHFVAERVNQRVPELAARQGYGHERLRIAFLSSDFCLHAVSLLTVELFELLDRQRFEVYGFCWSREDGSALRARVKAAMDHFVSIGGLDDGTAAQLIRQHEIDILVDLQGLTSGARPNILAYRPAPLQLTYLGFPGPTGLPCVDYVIADRYLIPEDEKPFYSEKPLYLPVFQCSDRQRPVAPLPSRADCGLPDDRVVFCCFNNNYKFNEEMFSCWMRILAAVPDSLFWLLADNQWSQANLIACAERHGVAAERLVFAPRVAPELYLARYTVADLFLDAYPFNGGTTANDALWMGLPVLTRSGRTFASRMAGSLLTALDLPELITDNLADYERRAIELARHPEQLRALRQRLAAGRENSLLFDMPRFVRSFEDALLSATASARADA